The bacterium BMS3Abin08 DNA window CCCTGAGCGTTGAGGAGATTGTCAGGATGGTCCTTGATGCCGGAGTGAGGTGGATCCAGTACAGGGAGAAGGAACTCTCAAGGCGGGAGATATACTTCCAGGCTGAAAGGCTCAGGAAGATAACCGCAGAGTACAGGGCCGCATTTACTGTTAACGACCATGCCGACATCGCCCTTGCCGTTGGCGCCGATGGTCTGCATCTTGGCCAGGATGACCTGCCGCTTAAAGAGGCAAGAATGATAATGGGGCGAAAAACAATAGGCATCTCAACCCATGACCTCAGGCAGGCAAAGGCGGCTGAAGCCGGGGGGGCGGACTATATAGGTTATGGTCCCATATACGCCACTACCACAAAGGAGAAGGCAGAGAGCCCAAGGGGGCTTAAAGGGCTGAGGGAGGTCTCGGGGGCAATAGAGATCCCCGTGGTTGCCATTGGCGGGATAAAGCTTGAGAACATCAGGGACGTGATAGGAGCCGGAGCCGGCGCTGTTGCCGTGGCCTCAGGAATACTCTGTGCGGATGATATAAACTGTAAAGCGGGGGAATTTGTTAAAATATTAGAAGGAATACGGAATCGAACAGATTGGTCCGTGGCGTAAAGATGAAAAGATATAACTCCTTTGGTCCCTACCTGAAATCCCTCTTTGGTGAAAGGGTTTACAAGGTAAACGTGGATGCAGGGTTTACCTGCCCCAACAGGGACGGCACCGTTGGATACGGTGGCTGCATTTACTGTAACAACGACAGCTTCCGTCCTTCTGCCTGCCGTTCGGTAACACCCCTTGGGGAACAGATTGGAAGGGGCATAAGGTATCTCAGGCGGAGGTACAAGGCGGAGAAGTTTATTGCATATTTCCAGCCCTACACGAACACCTATGCACCTGTAGAGAGGCTTGAGAAACTCTACAGGGAGGCCTTGAGGGAACCGTCGGTTATAGGACTTGCAATCGGCACGAGGCCCGACTGTGTGGATGCGGAGAAAGTGAGGCTTCTTGAGGATCTTGCCAGGGAGAACTTCGTGCTTGTTGAGTACGGCCTTCAGTCGATTTATGATAAAACCCTTGAGTTCATAAACCGGGGGCATGACTATGCGCGGTTCCTCAAGGCCCTTGAACTGACAGAGGGAAGGGGCATTGAGATGGGGGCGCATATCATTGTCGGCTTCCCTACGGAGACGGAGGATGAGATGCTCGGGATGGCAGACGTTATATCAGAACTGCCTCTTCGTTTTTTAAAGATCCACCAGTTGCAGATAGTGAGAGATACCGTGCTTGAGCAGTATTACAGGAACAACCCCTTTCATACCCTCGGATACATGGAGTATATTGATCTTATAGTGAAATTCCTGGAGCGGCTCTCCCCAACGATAGTGCTTCAGAGGCTCTTTGCAACCGCACCCGACGATATCCTGATTGCCCCCAGATGGGAGAGGTCAAGACACGAGATAACCCGTGATATCGAGATGAGGTTTGAGGAACTGGATACGTTCCAGGGGAGACTCTACAAGAAGTGTTACGGGCTGCGGGCTTAGTGTTACGTTCGATGTTCCGGTTATAGGTTGGAGGGTTTCAGGCCGTCACGTGGTACATGTATCTCATTGCGCTAATACTCAATCCTCAGCCCGGAGTAGTAACAGCAGCCCTGATTGTCGAGATCATTTATGAAGGAACGCTCCTCACCATCATCAAATACGACCTTTACAAGACAGAAGCCTCCTGCAAGGGAGGAGTGTTTTTCCTCGGTTACCACGCCTCTTCCCCAGTCCTGGTAATGCAGGTGAGTGACCCTGTTACCAACGCGCAGATAGAGCCTTGGCTTCATATAATTATTATAACAAGGGATCAGCGGCAATTGAAAATAAGTGGGCCGGAGTTTTGCAATGCACCTTGCCGAAGGCCCCGACCTTAGATCGGAGAGCTTGACACACCTTTGCTGGTTGCCTGTAAGGTGAGATTTACCGGTCACAATCGCTCCTTCTGGCTGACTATAGAAACAGGAACACCCATTAAAAAAAGGCCCCTCTTCCATTCCCTTCCTCTTCAATTTTCTCCGGCCGACCTATATCCTATGTGACATTTTCATTTTGCAACGACAGCCAGGAAATGCAGGAAGTTTATGCCGTCAGCTTCACTGACTTGTCAGCAATCCTTTCATATAATGTTTCAGGTGCAACATCAGCCCCATTCGGCCATGCTATCGTGCCACCTTCAATTTCTTCAATTATAACTCATTATACTTATACGAGATAACGGCATGATGTCTGACGAGAGCCTGTATGATAATAGCTTGCTTAAACCTGTTTGCATATAGAAAAGCAAACAAAAACAAAATAGCCACCGCTGGCACTCCTTCACGACCATCAAATTGTTCGGTGCTCATTAAGATGCTTTTGCTTTTGCAGTAGCTGCAGCGTGCTTTGTCGGTAGCGATACAACTTTCCGTTTGCTTCTCTTTTCTTGTTTTTTCAAATCTCGATATATTGCGTCTATATCATATCCAAATTTCGC harbors:
- the thiE_1 gene encoding thiamine-phosphate synthase; protein product: MMLYCGGICFITDRGLSSLSVEEIVRMVLDAGVRWIQYREKELSRREIYFQAERLRKITAEYRAAFTVNDHADIALAVGADGLHLGQDDLPLKEARMIMGRKTIGISTHDLRQAKAAEAGGADYIGYGPIYATTTKEKAESPRGLKGLREVSGAIEIPVVAIGGIKLENIRDVIGAGAGAVAVASGILCADDINCKAGEFVKILEGIRNRTDWSVA
- a CDS encoding coproporphyrinogen III oxidase — encoded protein: MVRGVKMKRYNSFGPYLKSLFGERVYKVNVDAGFTCPNRDGTVGYGGCIYCNNDSFRPSACRSVTPLGEQIGRGIRYLRRRYKAEKFIAYFQPYTNTYAPVERLEKLYREALREPSVIGLAIGTRPDCVDAEKVRLLEDLARENFVLVEYGLQSIYDKTLEFINRGHDYARFLKALELTEGRGIEMGAHIIVGFPTETEDEMLGMADVISELPLRFLKIHQLQIVRDTVLEQYYRNNPFHTLGYMEYIDLIVKFLERLSPTIVLQRLFATAPDDILIAPRWERSRHEITRDIEMRFEELDTFQGRLYKKCYGLRA